Proteins encoded in a region of the Candidatus Kryptobacter tengchongensis genome:
- a CDS encoding peptide/nickel transport system permease protein: MLRYIFRNISSSAINIITVVIFTFLLMNILPSDPVLIRLGARYNEKDAKALKEKYGLDKPLYFQMYRYFINVLKGEFGISIISGERINELLEKRFSKSFLLILISFLFSLPFIPLGIYVAYTGEKSTSMKIEQFFIMLSSIPLFALSSLIIFTSSFLLKISLTSRTGVPGLENYILPAFILSITPSFLIFKTVKDTMTSVLKQTFILAHRSFGFDENKILFKFALKNCAIPVITLLGNLSAYYLSMIYVVEYMFSIGGIGTLAVSSALNYDTPVVIAIVIVVSIIYNTVNIFTKLLIPILDRRVLYESL, from the coding sequence ATGTTAAGATATATTTTTAGAAATATATCTTCTTCTGCGATTAATATTATAACTGTTGTGATATTCACATTCCTGCTCATGAACATTCTCCCCAGCGATCCAGTTTTGATCAGGTTAGGGGCAAGGTATAACGAAAAAGATGCAAAGGCTTTGAAGGAAAAATATGGGCTTGATAAACCGCTATATTTTCAAATGTATAGATATTTTATAAATGTCTTGAAAGGTGAATTTGGTATATCTATAATCAGCGGAGAAAGAATAAACGAATTACTGGAAAAGCGATTTAGCAAATCATTTCTGTTAATCTTAATTAGCTTCCTCTTCTCCTTACCATTTATTCCATTAGGGATATATGTTGCTTATACCGGGGAAAAAAGCACATCAATGAAAATTGAGCAGTTTTTTATCATGCTTTCCTCTATTCCACTTTTTGCTTTAAGCTCTTTAATAATTTTTACCTCATCTTTCCTTCTAAAGATATCTTTGACCTCCAGGACCGGCGTGCCGGGACTGGAAAATTACATCCTGCCCGCTTTTATTTTATCTATCACCCCATCTTTTTTAATTTTCAAAACAGTAAAGGATACGATGACATCCGTCCTGAAGCAAACTTTTATCCTGGCGCACAGGAGTTTCGGATTTGACGAAAATAAAATACTATTTAAATTCGCTCTAAAAAATTGCGCAATACCTGTTATCACCCTGCTCGGCAATCTCAGCGCTTATTACCTGTCTATGATTTATGTAGTTGAATATATGTTCTCCATCGGAGGCATAGGAACACTGGCTGTCTCCTCAGCGTTAAATTACGATACACCCGTGGTGATTGCAATTGTAATAGTTGTCTCTATAATTTATAACACTGTAAATATATTTACAAAATTATTAATCCCGATCCTCGACAGGAGGGTGCTGTATGAAAGTCTATAA
- a CDS encoding peptide/nickel transport system permease protein — translation MKVYKLILPLILLSLMISWRNLFYENAMRIDTEKRFSAPSLENPFGTDELGRDYFSRVMVGLSNTLSIGVISLLFSSGLGILVGGISGMVKSRFVKYFSENIFNIIWAVPGIPLFVAIFSYFPRSIFTISLAIALFSWVPVARMTRFLIEAEKEKLYTLTLKAFGFPYLKVAAAIFNNIKMPVLISILSISLDLIVAESTLSFLGLGIQSPEPSLGQMINTSLNYIAQAPWLFLFPTTFLILIIGGLLKFINKIGKGKYVHAI, via the coding sequence ATGAAAGTCTATAAACTAATTTTACCGCTCATCCTGCTATCTCTAATGATATCCTGGAGAAATTTGTTTTATGAGAACGCAATGAGGATTGATACAGAAAAAAGATTCAGTGCCCCATCGCTCGAAAATCCATTCGGAACAGATGAACTCGGACGTGATTATTTCAGCAGGGTTATGGTGGGTCTATCAAATACATTAAGTATAGGTGTAATATCCCTTCTTTTTTCATCCGGATTGGGAATTCTGGTAGGAGGTATAAGTGGTATGGTGAAGTCGCGATTTGTCAAATATTTCTCCGAAAATATATTCAACATCATCTGGGCAGTGCCCGGAATACCGCTCTTTGTCGCTATCTTTTCATATTTCCCGAGGTCTATATTTACAATATCCTTAGCAATAGCTTTATTCTCATGGGTTCCAGTTGCCAGAATGACGCGGTTTCTGATAGAAGCAGAGAAAGAAAAATTATACACGCTGACCCTAAAAGCATTTGGATTTCCTTACCTTAAAGTTGCAGCTGCAATTTTTAATAATATTAAAATGCCAGTGCTTATCTCCATTTTATCCATTTCACTTGACCTGATCGTAGCCGAATCAACCCTGTCATTCCTGGGCCTTGGGATACAATCACCAGAACCATCGCTCGGACAGATGATAAATACTTCACTTAATTACATTGCCCAGGCACCCTGGCTATTTTTATTCCCGACCACATTTTTAATCCTGATTATAGGTGGCTTGCTCAAATTCATAAATAAAATAGGGAAGGGTAAATATGTCCACGCAATTTGA
- a CDS encoding Response regulator receiver domain-containing protein, which translates to MMVIICNQELNGEIAKIFLNKTDYKIINEEAKIDINEVKGAKVFIIQLEFIVSKEGRKNYIDLYGIDIAEKFRKNGIKAPIIFTSFSELDEIKTDIPLLLEPTSHDFIKFPFTYQEFEEKCKKLKELTDVKLVDVKNHLAVSDATLKDKIHDLKNKSLSGELKGLDVYNELKDVVLGSKSEILEKIESESSIKYDDLNILEKELTKKIGEDGHISVREPRGKWKLLIVDDDESVLNKLDEAFKKFKINVEKAKNGDYALNIIQNDRINEITVVLVDYRLKGSDGKWLDKQGYDIIYEIMHNSTNLVSFFGLSAISPEVLIEMQNKYGFKVHTFPKSFLDTEDGLRYIANEIIEKGDSVYESIINIPRAKNWKNLKKWYKIYRNHENYNEWEEEISYRAFSVINNIKNMEGEKISDIFKGVQAKLDNNDMENMEIFRKKLLARRVLVTAEVIEKISWQIDNEKYRGTMIERLLTRKNGKKYNKKKLYNDLALTEEDISEARILVEEKRFLKEKLNIDIDVLSQEALDLLIKLCNAALEVLENKEYNITDEEGIIKNLESQDPEYIKILKKILNEKYKNRFSILKESQLKKFLFD; encoded by the coding sequence ATGATGGTTATAATTTGCAATCAGGAGTTAAACGGGGAAATAGCAAAAATTTTTCTGAATAAAACAGATTATAAAATTATAAACGAAGAAGCAAAGATTGATATAAATGAGGTTAAGGGTGCGAAGGTTTTCATAATACAGCTTGAGTTTATCGTTAGTAAAGAAGGAAGAAAAAACTACATTGATCTTTACGGAATTGATATCGCAGAAAAATTTAGAAAAAATGGGATAAAGGCACCGATAATTTTTACATCTTTTTCTGAACTGGATGAGATAAAGACAGATATCCCCCTTCTGCTGGAACCCACTTCACATGATTTTATAAAGTTCCCGTTCACATATCAGGAATTTGAAGAAAAATGCAAAAAACTTAAAGAGTTAACGGATGTGAAACTTGTTGATGTTAAAAACCATCTTGCGGTTTCTGATGCAACTTTAAAAGATAAAATACATGATTTAAAAAATAAATCTTTATCAGGGGAACTTAAAGGTCTGGATGTTTACAATGAGTTAAAAGATGTTGTCCTAGGTTCAAAATCGGAAATATTGGAAAAAATTGAGAGCGAAAGTTCAATTAAATATGATGATTTAAATATTCTGGAAAAAGAATTAACCAAAAAGATTGGCGAAGATGGACATATTTCTGTTAGAGAACCCAGGGGGAAGTGGAAGCTTTTAATTGTTGATGATGATGAATCAGTGTTAAATAAATTAGATGAAGCCTTTAAGAAGTTTAAAATAAATGTTGAAAAAGCAAAGAACGGTGATTATGCCCTCAATATAATTCAAAATGACAGAATAAATGAAATAACAGTGGTTTTGGTTGATTATCGCCTGAAAGGAAGCGATGGAAAATGGCTGGATAAACAAGGGTATGATATAATATACGAGATAATGCATAACTCCACAAATCTGGTCTCCTTCTTCGGGCTTTCAGCTATAAGCCCGGAAGTTTTGATTGAAATGCAAAACAAATATGGATTTAAAGTTCACACATTTCCAAAGTCTTTCTTAGATACAGAAGATGGGCTTAGATATATCGCAAATGAAATAATAGAGAAAGGAGATTCTGTATATGAGTCAATCATTAACATACCCCGGGCAAAGAATTGGAAAAACCTGAAAAAATGGTACAAAATATACCGAAATCATGAAAATTATAATGAGTGGGAAGAAGAGATCTCCTATAGGGCTTTCTCTGTCATTAATAATATTAAGAATATGGAAGGAGAAAAAATTTCTGACATTTTTAAAGGTGTCCAGGCGAAACTTGATAATAATGATATGGAAAACATGGAGATTTTTCGCAAGAAGCTTCTCGCAAGACGTGTTTTAGTAACTGCTGAAGTTATTGAAAAAATATCATGGCAAATTGATAATGAAAAGTATAGGGGAACCATGATTGAACGTCTTTTAACAAGAAAAAATGGTAAAAAGTATAATAAGAAGAAATTATATAATGATTTAGCCCTAACAGAGGAAGATATAAGTGAGGCGAGAATTCTGGTTGAAGAAAAAAGATTTTTGAAGGAAAAATTGAATATTGATATTGATGTGTTAAGTCAGGAAGCGCTGGATCTTTTAATCAAGTTATGTAATGCAGCACTTGAAGTTTTAGAAAATAAAGAATATAATATTACTGATGAAGAAGGGATCATTAAAAATCTTGAAAGTCAAGATCCAGAATATATTAAAATACTTAAAAAAATTTTAAATGAAAAATATAAAAACCGCTTTAGTATACTGAAGGAAAGTCAATTAAAAAAATTCTTATTTGATTGA